A genomic stretch from Prochlorococcus marinus str. MIT 9312 includes:
- the rpe gene encoding ribulose-phosphate 3-epimerase: MTESNQTKLAGVNRPIQIIPSVLPADWANMGACVKELEEAGVDRIQFDVMDGNFVPNLTFGPEMIAACRKYCNVPFETQLMVSQYNCETMLESYVNATKGANGEPGVVIAHAEANIHLHRVLGRIRDLGGSPSVALNPHTPFEMIENIMDMVDHVLVMTVNPGFGGQAYIPTMLNKIRKIRNFVIEKNLDVDIEVDGGIKANWTISQCADAGANCFIAGSGMFAYPTLKEGCDDLRKVAKEAQNGKVVSEPQ, encoded by the coding sequence ATGACTGAGTCAAATCAAACAAAATTAGCTGGTGTCAATAGACCAATTCAAATAATTCCTTCCGTTTTACCAGCAGATTGGGCAAATATGGGAGCATGTGTGAAAGAACTCGAGGAAGCTGGGGTAGATAGAATTCAATTTGATGTAATGGATGGAAATTTCGTACCAAATCTTACATTCGGTCCTGAGATGATTGCTGCATGCAGGAAATATTGCAATGTCCCATTTGAAACTCAATTAATGGTGAGCCAATACAATTGTGAAACCATGCTGGAATCGTATGTAAACGCTACAAAAGGAGCAAATGGTGAACCAGGTGTAGTAATAGCTCATGCCGAAGCAAATATTCATTTGCATAGAGTTCTCGGAAGAATAAGAGACCTAGGAGGTTCTCCTTCTGTTGCATTAAATCCTCATACTCCATTTGAAATGATTGAAAACATTATGGATATGGTTGATCATGTTTTGGTTATGACAGTTAATCCAGGTTTTGGCGGACAAGCTTATATACCAACAATGCTTAATAAAATCAGAAAAATAAGAAACTTTGTTATTGAAAAAAACTTAGATGTCGACATTGAAGTTGATGGAGGTATAAAAGCAAATTGGACTATTTCACAGTGTGCCGATGCTGGTGCCAATTGTTTTATTGCAGGCAGTGGAATGTTTGCCTACCCAACATTAAAAGAGGGATGTGATGACTTGAGAAAAGTTGCGAAAGAAGCACAAAATGGCAAAGTGGTTTCAGAACCTCAATAA